The following are encoded together in the Pseudomonas xantholysinigenes genome:
- a CDS encoding Lrp/AsnC family transcriptional regulator, whose translation MLGELDAYDRRILELLQEDASLSSAQIAERVGLSQSPCWRRIQRLREEGVIRGQVTLLDRKKVGLNTQIFAEVKLNAHGRSNFAEFTEAIRGFPEVLECYVLMGAVDFLLRIVTSDIEAYERFFFEKLSNVPGIQEVNSIVALSEIKSTTSLPLGR comes from the coding sequence ATGCTTGGCGAGTTGGACGCTTATGATCGGCGCATTCTGGAACTGCTGCAGGAAGACGCCTCGTTATCCAGTGCGCAGATCGCCGAGCGTGTAGGCCTGTCGCAGTCACCTTGCTGGCGGCGTATTCAACGCCTGAGGGAGGAGGGGGTGATTCGTGGGCAGGTGACGTTGCTGGATCGCAAGAAGGTTGGGCTCAATACGCAGATCTTCGCCGAGGTGAAGCTCAATGCCCACGGGCGTTCGAACTTCGCCGAATTCACCGAGGCGATCCGCGGCTTTCCTGAAGTGCTGGAGTGCTATGTGCTGATGGGCGCGGTGGATTTCCTGCTGCGCATCGTGACCTCGGATATCGAGGCGTACGAACGGTTCTTCTTCGAAAAGCTGTCGAACGTGCCGGGGATTCAGGAAGTGAATTCGATCGTGGCGCTGTCGGAAATCAAGAGCACCACGAGCCTGCCGTTGGGGCGCTGA
- the argE gene encoding acetylornithine deacetylase translates to MPLPSLKDQFAALIATPSVSCTQAALDQSNRPVIDLLAGWLGDLGFACEIQQVTPGKFNLLASRGTGPGGLVLAGHSDTVPYDPQLWSSDPLKLTEVDGRWVGLGSCDMKGFFALVIDAVIPLLEHDFKQPLLILATCDEESSMSGARALAEAGQPLGRAAVIGEPTGLKPIRMHKGILMERIDILGRSGHSSDPSLGRSAMEAMHAVMGELMALRLGWQEKYRNPQFSVPTPTLNFGCIHGGDNPNRICGQCALEFDLRPLPGMDAEPLRAAIRAKLQPLAERHDVRIDYAPLFPEVPAFEQAADSELVKVAERLTGHRAEAVAFGTEAPYLQQLGCQTIVLGPGDIACAHQPGEYLEMSRIEPTVRLLRELIRHYCLS, encoded by the coding sequence ATGCCGTTGCCGTCGCTGAAAGACCAGTTCGCCGCCCTGATCGCCACGCCCTCGGTCAGTTGCACCCAGGCCGCGCTGGATCAGTCCAATCGCCCTGTCATCGACCTGCTGGCCGGCTGGCTCGGCGATCTGGGCTTTGCCTGCGAAATCCAGCAGGTCACGCCCGGCAAGTTCAACCTGCTGGCCAGCCGTGGCACCGGCCCGGGCGGCCTGGTGCTGGCCGGGCACAGCGACACCGTACCCTACGATCCACAACTATGGAGCAGCGACCCGCTCAAGCTGACCGAGGTCGATGGCCGCTGGGTAGGGCTGGGCAGTTGCGACATGAAAGGCTTCTTCGCCCTGGTCATCGACGCGGTGATCCCGCTGCTCGAACACGACTTCAAGCAACCTTTGCTGATCCTCGCCACCTGTGACGAAGAAAGCTCCATGTCCGGCGCCCGGGCGTTGGCCGAAGCCGGCCAGCCGCTCGGCCGGGCAGCGGTGATCGGCGAACCCACCGGGCTCAAGCCGATCCGTATGCACAAAGGCATCCTCATGGAGCGCATCGATATCCTCGGGCGCAGTGGCCATTCGTCGGATCCCAGCCTGGGGCGCAGCGCCATGGAGGCCATGCACGCGGTGATGGGCGAGTTGATGGCACTGCGCCTGGGCTGGCAGGAAAAGTACCGCAATCCCCAGTTCAGCGTGCCTACCCCGACCCTGAACTTCGGTTGCATCCACGGTGGCGACAACCCCAACCGCATCTGTGGCCAGTGTGCCCTGGAGTTCGACCTGCGACCGCTACCAGGCATGGATGCAGAGCCGTTGCGCGCCGCCATCCGGGCCAAGCTGCAACCGCTGGCCGAGCGTCATGACGTGCGCATCGACTACGCGCCGCTGTTCCCAGAGGTGCCTGCATTCGAACAGGCCGCCGACAGCGAGCTGGTGAAAGTGGCCGAACGTTTGACCGGCCATCGCGCCGAAGCAGTGGCCTTCGGCACCGAAGCGCCTTATCTTCAGCAGCTTGGCTGCCAGACCATCGTGCTCGGCCCGGGCGACATCGCCTGTGCCCACCAGCCTGGCGAATACCTTGAAATGTCACGTATCGAGCCTACCGTGCGTCTATTGCGTGAGCTGATCCGGCACTATTGCCTGAGCTAA
- a CDS encoding CYTH domain-containing protein: MHKETELKLRASRETLAALREHPLLKKRNKSGWQTRELLNQYFDTPERDLSAARVALRLRRDGEAIIQTLKCRGQSVAGLSERNEYEWSLDKVKLDLKKLDATCWPEQLAGLDKKTIKPLFTTDFTREYAEIAWGRGKAKVVIEAAIDQGFVIAGKRKEEICELELELREGAPEALLELAAELSASLALMPCDISKAERGYRLLDPDSYELGLPGTELDAEMPLDDAYAALAWQLLGGSQRLAEQYRHNGHWRLLQDWVNNLAELRALTASLGQAAPRPTTRALRASLDALLEDWRPLVQAGNDDEDIRRAAPEQFAEELEDPRWGQFSLETARWLTARAWTVERKGRGERQGKAQLASWLQHQLGEEARALKLPLYVQRPEDLAEQLPRIEGIQAWLHHARQVLELPQLDRLYGELNKLHQLAEQPLGEEDKSELLEARIEQARAIEQNRAWKHLLKA, from the coding sequence ATGCACAAAGAAACCGAACTCAAACTCCGCGCCAGCCGCGAGACCCTTGCCGCCCTGCGCGAGCACCCCCTGCTGAAGAAGCGCAACAAGTCCGGCTGGCAGACCCGCGAACTGCTCAACCAGTACTTCGACACCCCCGAGCGCGACCTGTCCGCCGCCCGTGTCGCCCTGCGCCTGCGCCGTGACGGCGAGGCCATCATCCAGACCCTCAAGTGCCGCGGCCAGAGCGTGGCCGGGCTGTCCGAGCGCAACGAGTACGAATGGTCGCTGGACAAGGTCAAGCTGGACCTGAAGAAGCTCGACGCCACCTGCTGGCCCGAACAATTGGCCGGGCTCGACAAGAAGACCATCAAGCCGCTGTTCACCACCGACTTCACCCGCGAGTACGCCGAGATCGCCTGGGGCCGCGGCAAGGCCAAGGTAGTGATCGAAGCGGCCATCGACCAGGGCTTTGTCATCGCCGGCAAGCGCAAGGAAGAAATCTGCGAGCTGGAACTCGAACTGCGCGAGGGCGCACCGGAGGCGCTGCTGGAGCTGGCCGCCGAGCTGTCGGCGAGCCTGGCGCTGATGCCTTGCGACATCAGCAAGGCCGAGCGCGGCTACCGCCTGCTCGACCCGGACAGTTACGAGCTGGGCCTGCCGGGCACCGAGCTGGACGCCGAGATGCCGCTGGACGACGCCTACGCCGCCCTGGCCTGGCAACTGCTGGGCGGCAGCCAGCGCCTGGCCGAGCAATATCGCCACAATGGCCACTGGCGCCTGCTGCAGGACTGGGTGAACAACCTGGCCGAACTGCGCGCCCTGACCGCGAGCCTGGGCCAGGCCGCGCCGCGTCCGACCACCCGGGCCTTGCGCGCCAGCCTCGACGCGCTGCTGGAAGACTGGCGCCCGCTGGTACAGGCCGGCAACGACGACGAAGACATCCGTCGCGCCGCCCCCGAGCAGTTCGCCGAAGAGCTGGAGGACCCACGCTGGGGCCAGTTCTCGCTGGAAACCGCACGCTGGCTGACCGCGCGGGCCTGGACCGTTGAGCGCAAGGGCCGTGGCGAGCGCCAGGGCAAGGCGCAGCTGGCCAGCTGGCTACAGCACCAGCTCGGCGAGGAAGCCCGCGCCCTGAAGCTGCCGCTCTACGTGCAACGCCCCGAGGACCTGGCCGAGCAACTACCACGCATCGAAGGCATCCAGGCCTGGCTGCACCATGCCCGCCAGGTGCTCGAGCTGCCGCAGCTGGACCGCTTGTATGGTGAGCTGAACAAGCTGCACCAACTGGCCGAGCAACCGCTGGGCGAGGAAGACAAGAGCGAGCTGCTGGAAGCACGCATCGAGCAGGCCCGCGCCATCGAGCAGAACCGCGCCTGGAAGCACCTGCTCAAGGCCTGA
- a CDS encoding glutamine synthetase family protein has product MSVPPRAVQLNEANAFLKEHPEVLYVDLLIADMNGVVRGKRIERTSLHKVYEKGINLPASLFALDINGSTVESTGLGLDIGDADRICYPIPDTLCNEPWQKRPTAQLLMTMHEIEGEPFFADPREVLRQVVSKFDELGLTICAAFELEFYLIDQENVNGRPQPPRSPISGKRPQSTQVYLIDDLDEYADCLQDILEGAKEQGIPADAIVKESAPAQFEVNLHHVADPLKACDYAVLLKRLIKNIAYDHEMDTTFMAKPYPGQAGNGLHVHISVLDKDGNNIFTSEDPEQNAALRHAVGGVLETLPASMAFLCPNVNSYRRFGAQFYVPNAPSWGLDNRTVALRVPTGSPDAVRIEHRVAGADANPYLLMAAVLAGVHHGLVNKIEPGEPIEGNSYEQLEQSLPNNLRDALRELDDSEILNKYIDPKYIDIFVACKESELEEFEHSISDLEYNWYLHTV; this is encoded by the coding sequence ATGTCGGTACCCCCGCGTGCCGTTCAGCTTAACGAAGCGAACGCGTTCCTTAAGGAACATCCTGAGGTTCTCTACGTTGACCTTCTGATTGCAGATATGAATGGTGTGGTGCGCGGCAAGCGCATCGAGCGCACCAGCCTCCACAAGGTTTACGAGAAAGGCATCAACCTGCCGGCCTCCCTCTTCGCCCTGGATATCAACGGTTCGACCGTCGAAAGCACCGGCCTTGGCCTGGACATCGGCGATGCCGACCGCATCTGCTATCCGATCCCAGACACACTCTGCAATGAGCCGTGGCAGAAACGCCCGACCGCCCAGTTGCTGATGACCATGCACGAGATCGAAGGCGAGCCGTTCTTCGCCGACCCTCGTGAAGTGCTGCGCCAAGTGGTGAGCAAGTTCGACGAGCTCGGCCTGACCATCTGCGCCGCGTTCGAGCTGGAGTTCTACCTGATCGACCAGGAGAACGTGAACGGCCGCCCGCAGCCGCCGCGCTCGCCGATCTCGGGCAAGCGCCCGCAGTCGACCCAGGTCTACCTGATCGACGACCTCGACGAATACGCCGACTGCCTGCAAGACATCCTCGAAGGCGCGAAGGAACAAGGCATCCCCGCCGACGCCATCGTCAAGGAAAGCGCCCCGGCCCAGTTCGAAGTCAACCTGCACCACGTTGCCGACCCGCTCAAGGCCTGTGACTATGCGGTGCTGCTCAAGCGCCTGATCAAGAACATCGCCTACGACCATGAAATGGACACCACCTTCATGGCCAAGCCCTATCCGGGCCAGGCAGGCAACGGCCTGCACGTACACATCTCCGTGCTGGACAAAGATGGCAACAACATCTTCACCAGCGAGGATCCCGAGCAGAACGCCGCGCTACGTCACGCTGTCGGCGGTGTGCTCGAGACCCTGCCCGCCTCGATGGCGTTCCTCTGCCCCAACGTCAACTCGTACCGCCGTTTCGGCGCCCAGTTCTACGTGCCCAACGCACCGAGCTGGGGCCTGGACAACCGTACCGTGGCCCTGCGCGTACCGACCGGCTCGCCGGACGCGGTGCGCATCGAGCACCGCGTGGCCGGCGCCGACGCCAACCCGTACCTGCTGATGGCGGCCGTGCTGGCCGGCGTGCACCATGGCCTGGTCAACAAGATCGAGCCGGGCGAGCCGATCGAAGGCAACTCGTACGAGCAGTTGGAGCAGAGCCTGCCGAACAACCTGCGCGATGCCCTGCGCGAGCTGGACGACAGCGAGATCCTCAACAAGTACATCGATCCGAAGTACATCGACATCTTCGTCGCGTGCAAGGAGAGCGAGCTGGAGGAGTTCGAACACTCGATCTCCGACCTCGAGTACAACTGGTACCTGCATACCGTGTGA
- the argA gene encoding amino-acid N-acetyltransferase — protein sequence MPDYVNWLRHASPYINAHRDCTFVVMLPGDGVEHPNFGNIVHDLVLLHSLGVRLVLVHGSRPQIESRLAARGLTPHYHRGMRITDAATLDCVIDAVGALRLAIEARLSMDMAASPMQGSRLRVASGNLVTARPIGVLEGVDYHHTGEVRRVDRKGISRLLDERSIVLLSPLGYSPTGEIFNLACEDVATRAAIELGADKLLLFGAEPGLLDERGQLVRELRPQHIGPHLLRLGSDYQGELLDAAAEACKGGVARSHIVSYAEDGALLTELFTRGGGGTLVSQEQFEVVREATIDDVGGLLDLISPLEEQGILVRRSREVLEREIEQFSVVEREGMIIACAALYPIADSEAGELACLAVNPEYRHGGRGDELLERIETRARQLGLKTLFVLTTRTAHWFRERGFAPCGVEQLPAARASLYNYQRNSKIFEKSL from the coding sequence ATGCCCGATTACGTCAACTGGCTGCGCCATGCTTCTCCCTACATCAACGCCCACCGCGACTGCACCTTTGTGGTCATGCTGCCGGGCGACGGCGTTGAGCACCCGAATTTCGGCAACATCGTCCACGACCTGGTACTGCTGCACAGCCTCGGCGTGCGGCTGGTGCTGGTCCACGGCTCGCGCCCGCAGATCGAAAGCCGCCTGGCCGCCCGCGGCCTGACCCCGCACTACCATCGCGGCATGCGCATCACCGACGCGGCGACGCTCGATTGCGTGATCGACGCGGTCGGCGCTTTGCGCCTGGCCATCGAGGCGCGCCTGTCGATGGACATGGCGGCTTCGCCGATGCAGGGTTCGCGCCTGCGGGTGGCGTCCGGCAACCTGGTGACCGCACGGCCGATCGGCGTGCTCGAAGGGGTCGACTACCACCACACCGGCGAAGTGCGGCGGGTCGACCGCAAAGGCATCAGCCGCCTGCTCGACGAACGTTCCATCGTGTTGTTGTCGCCGCTGGGCTATTCGCCCACCGGCGAGATTTTCAACCTGGCCTGCGAGGACGTCGCCACGCGCGCGGCCATCGAGCTGGGGGCCGACAAGCTGCTGTTGTTCGGCGCCGAGCCGGGCTTGCTGGATGAGCGGGGGCAACTGGTGCGCGAACTGCGTCCACAGCATATCGGCCCGCACTTGCTGCGTTTGGGCAGCGACTATCAGGGCGAATTGCTCGATGCCGCCGCCGAGGCCTGCAAGGGGGGCGTGGCGCGCAGTCATATCGTCAGCTATGCCGAGGACGGCGCGTTGCTGACCGAGCTGTTCACCCGTGGTGGCGGTGGCACCTTGGTATCCCAGGAGCAGTTCGAGGTGGTGCGTGAGGCGACCATCGACGATGTCGGTGGTTTGCTCGACCTGATCAGTCCGTTGGAAGAGCAGGGCATCCTGGTGCGGCGTTCTCGCGAGGTGCTGGAGCGTGAGATCGAGCAGTTCAGCGTAGTCGAGCGCGAGGGCATGATCATCGCCTGCGCGGCGCTGTACCCGATCGCCGATTCCGAGGCGGGGGAGCTGGCGTGTCTGGCGGTTAACCCGGAGTACCGTCATGGTGGGCGTGGCGACGAGTTGCTCGAACGCATCGAGACGCGGGCGCGACAGTTGGGGTTGAAGACCCTGTTCGTGCTCACGACCCGTACCGCGCACTGGTTCCGCGAACGAGGCTTTGCGCCTTGTGGTGTGGAGCAGCTGCCGGCGGCGCGGGCTTCGCTGTACAACTACCAGCGTAATTCGAAGATTTTCGAGAAATCCCTGTAA